The window TTGATGCAACAACTGCATGAGCAcaagaaacaaacaaacaatCTAGTTACAGATACCGTGCAGTTAGCTTGTACTCCTCCGACTATCTCCAACAGCACAAACCTAAAAAGGAGACCTATTCCTGTATTTGAGTCACGCACAGTAAAAAAGTCCCCCACCTAAATCTTGCGTTCTCCAACAGCCAACTCAAACCCGAGACCCATCACCCCGGTCCTGCGGCGCCACGGGGTCACAAGCCCACCATGTCGCTGCGCCACAGATTTGGGTCCGAGGAGAGAGGTGACCCAAATTTGCCTTCCGCATTGCACCTCACCCAAAATGAGTTCTCCGTTTGAGTCATCTGTTGGACCTCTTGTTTTTGCTGTGGAGTAGATAAAATGGGTTTGGGTAACCTGATGGATCCGTTGTTGGAGATAGTCTAAGGTGCTGCTACCTGAAAATGAGCAGCCATACAGTGTTGGAGACAgacaggagagaggagagagatggatgGAAAGAAAGCTGAGATCAGGTCGCTTTGTATCTGCTTTGTCAGCACATGCCATACCCACTTTTTCACACCACAAAATCCGCTTTGGACCAAAGAAAAAACCTCGCCCTCTACCCCTCTCTCTAtctagaaagaaagaaagaaaaacaaacacAGCTGAGCCCTCCATAGCAAGAAAAGCACAAACACAGACACCAAAAAATCCATCCAGACTTCACCCCATCAGTATTAGTTCTAGGAGTAGAACAACACACTGCACCTGCAAAAAGACGAACATATACAGCCAGCAAGCAGCTTGCATATAAAGCAGCAGCACCAGTTGCCCACCCACCACCATCGAGTGACCCTTCATCTCATCTACCCATCATCTCAAAGTTTCAAACACGCTCATCCTTTCATCTTTGATTTCTCCCGAGTTCAGTCAAGCAAGATAAACGCCAGCTGATAATCTCCGATCCACTCTCACTTCTGCAAGTGCGAGCTTGATCCTCCAAGCTTTGCAGTAAAGAGACAAGAGAGGATGAGAGCCGGGGGCTGCACGGTGCAGCAGGCGCTggcgccggaggcggcggcagtggtGAAGCAGGCGGTGAGCCTGGCGCGGCGCCGCGGGAACGCGCAGGTGACGCCGCTGCACGTGGCCAGCGCCATGTTCCTTCagcaggcgccggcggcggcaccgtcGACGGGGCTCCTGCGCGCGGCCTGCCTCCGATCGCACTCGCACCCGCTGCAGTGCAAGGCCCTGGAGCTCTGCTTCAACGTCGCGCTCAACCGCCTCccggcctcggcctcgccgcTCCTCGGCGGGCACGGCCACGTCTACTACCCGCCGTCCCTCTCCAACGCGCTCGTCGCCGCGTTCAAGCGCGCGCAGGCGCACCAGCGCCGGGGGTCCGTCGAcacgcagcagcagcccgtGCTCGCCGTCAAGATCGAGCTGGAGCAGCTCGTCATCTCCATCCTCGACGACCCCAGCGTCAGCCGCGTCATGCGCGAGGCCGGCTTCTCCAGCACCCAGGTCAAGGTCAACGTCGAGAAGGCCGTCTCTTCCATAGAAGCAAACAACTCAGATTcaacaaccgccgccgccgccgccgccgccgggcctcaaaaccctaaccctagcgcagTTCCATCTCAAGAAACCAAGCCAAGTAAGCTGCTGCCTCTCGACCAAGTGCGCGACGAGGACGTCGCGGCCATCCTGGACTGCTTGGTCTCCCGGAGAAAGAGGCGTGTCATGGTGGTCGCCGAGTGCGCGTCCGCTGCCGAGGCGGCGACGCGGGCGGCGGTCGACAAGATCAAGCGCGGCGACGCCCTGCGCGGCGCGCAGGTGGTCGGCCTCAGCTTGTCCGGGTTCCGCGACCTGCCGAGGAgcgaggcggagcggcggctcgCGGAGCTCCGGTGCGCGGTcaaggccggcggcgtggtggtggtggtggaggaccTCGGGTGGGCGGCCGAGTTCTGGGCCGGGAGCgccgaggcggggagggggaggtggccgtcgagctgctgctactactgCGCCGTGGAGCACGCCGTCGCGGAGGTGCGCGCCCaggcgtgccgcggcggcgacggcgtctggCTCGTCGGCTACGGCACGTACCAGAGCTACATGAGGTGCAGAACTGGCCAGCCCTCGCTGGAGAGCCTCTGGGGGCTCCAGACGCTCGCCGTCCCTGCCGGCAGCCTCGCCTTGAGCCTCAACTGCGTCGACGACAGGTAAATGACCCTCATCATATTGTATATGATCATATAACTATCCTTTTATCAATTAATCCGAAAATCTATCATCGCATAAAAACTGATCAAACCACGTCTTGCCTGTCAGGAGCTAAAGATTACATGTTTTTCATGCTTTTATTTCCTGAAAAAAAGCTAGAAGACCTGTTAATTTATTAGATAGCTCTCACATCGATCaccttcaaatttttctctGTAGTTTGGATCTTCATTTCTTCTGGCATTTCTTCATTGTATCCATTATTCACCTTGATTTGATTGAAACAAAACAAGTAGTACTCGGCAaagagcatatatatatatatatatatatatatatatatatatatatatatatatatatatatatatatatatatatatatatatatatatatatatatatatatatatatatatatatatatgcagttGTGATGACGTACAGATGAATCTTATTGCCGGTTCTGATCTGTCTTGGCAGTGCAATGGCCGTCAGTCACCTGTCGAGCAGGGCCAAGTGCGAAGGAAGTAGTGGGAACGGGTCGGTGTCGCGTTGCATGTCACTTTTGGATGCCGGTGGCTCCGCCTGCTGCGGCGACTGCTCCGCCACGAAGTGCGACGCTGCCAAGGAGTTGGCACGATCCGTCCTGCCGGCGTCCAGCATTATTCCTCCTTGGCTCCAGCAGTGCCGCAATCAGGAGCCTTCCCATTGCAAGAAATGGAGCTCAACGTGCGGCGAGTCGCCGTCTCATCACCGGACGGCACTACACTTCTCCACGGTGGTGTCGCCGTGCTCCTCGGTCTCCTCGTACGAGCAGCACTACCACCCGCACAAGCCGTACCAGCAGAAGCCATGGCCTGTCGCCGACGCCCACgaggccaagcacaagcagtACCCGTGGAAGGcccagtgcggcggcggcggccaggtgcACGTCGTCGTGGACGACGAGGACGTCAAGCTTGTCAGCGCGATAAAGGTCAAGTCCCACGACTCGAGCGCGTCCAATGGCTCGATGGAGCAGGTGGAGTGCCGCTCCCGGTTCAAGGAGCTCAGCGCCGAGAACCTCAAGGTCCTCTGCTCCGGGCTGGAGAAGGAGGTGCCATGGCAGGCGGAGATCGTGCCTGAGATCGC is drawn from Panicum virgatum strain AP13 chromosome 1N, P.virgatum_v5, whole genome shotgun sequence and contains these coding sequences:
- the LOC120655981 gene encoding protein SMAX1-LIKE 3-like, whose protein sequence is MRAGGCTVQQALAPEAAAVVKQAVSLARRRGNAQVTPLHVASAMFLQQAPAAAPSTGLLRAACLRSHSHPLQCKALELCFNVALNRLPASASPLLGGHGHVYYPPSLSNALVAAFKRAQAHQRRGSVDTQQQPVLAVKIELEQLVISILDDPSVSRVMREAGFSSTQVKVNVEKAVSSIEANNSDSTTAAAAAAAGPQNPNPSAVPSQETKPSKLLPLDQVRDEDVAAILDCLVSRRKRRVMVVAECASAAEAATRAAVDKIKRGDALRGAQVVGLSLSGFRDLPRSEAERRLAELRCAVKAGGVVVVVEDLGWAAEFWAGSAEAGRGRWPSSCCYYCAVEHAVAEVRAQACRGGDGVWLVGYGTYQSYMRCRTGQPSLESLWGLQTLAVPAGSLALSLNCVDDSAMAVSHLSSRAKCEGSSGNGSVSRCMSLLDAGGSACCGDCSATKCDAAKELARSVLPASSIIPPWLQQCRNQEPSHCKKWSSTCGESPSHHRTALHFSTVVSPCSSVSSYEQHYHPHKPYQQKPWPVADAHEAKHKQYPWKAQCGGGGQVHVVVDDEDVKLVSAIKVKSHDSSASNGSMEQVECRSRFKELSAENLKVLCSGLEKEVPWQAEIVPEIASTVLQCRSGMAARRRDAAEVSSSRAAASKEDTWLLFLGGDAEGKARVARELARLVFGSRKCFVSVGTTAPSPARSDSVEQRHKRPRLAEASNNGCVESLYEAVRDNTHRVILVEDVEQAGQRGILEAIERGSVRSHGGEEAALGEAIIVLSCESFDARSRTSSPPMTTKKAKTEIEEEPKEEAITAGSPSCLDLNLNMSLENDDMEENCFTDAGLLKAVDRAFFFRRPDESSD